A stretch of the Symbiobacterium terraclitae genome encodes the following:
- the nifJ gene encoding pyruvate:ferredoxin (flavodoxin) oxidoreductase: MPRRVTIDGNEAAAYVAYRTNEVIAIYPITPSSPMGEFADAWAAAGVKNLWGTVPQVQEMQSEGGAAGAIHGALQGGALATTFTASQGLLLMIPNMYKIAGELTPTVFHIAARAIATQGLSIFGDHSDVMAARQTGWAMLFSSNVQEVMDLALVAQAATLKARVPFVHAFDGFRTSHEVQKIELLPDETIRAMIDDELVRAHRERSLSPDRPVMRGTAQNPDVYFQAREVSNPFYLATPGIVQECMDQLAQLTGRHYHLFDYSGAPDAERIIILMGSGAETVEETVKYLTARGEKVGLIKVRLFRPFSAEALLKAIPATVKAIAVLDRTKEPGSAGEPLYQDVLTALSDAVMSGARASLPRVVGGRYGLGSKEFTPAMVKAVFDELKKDAPKNHFTVGIIDDLTNTHLEYDPSFSTEADDVFRAMFWGLGSDGTVGANKNTIKIIGEETDFYAQGYFVYDSKKSGGITISHLRFGPRPIQSTYLIQKANFVAIHQFVFVEKYPVLDAAMPGATVLLNSPYPADEVWNHLPRTFQKQVIEKGLKLYAIDADAVARETGMGRRINTIMQTCFFAISGVLPREEAIAKIKKAIEKTYTAKGEAVVKKNFAAVDTAVAHLHEVKIGEVTSTIDLRPPVPAEAPEFVQKVTAEMIANRGDNLPTSLLPADGTYPTATTQWEKRSIGLEVPIWDPDLCIQCGKCVMVCPHAVIRAKVADEAALAGAPEGFKHMPARFRELPGKRYTIQVSTEDCTGCALCVEACPAKSKQDPSHKAINMTDIIAAREQTKGHWDFFLSLPDVDATAIPFNNVRNVQLARPLFEFSGACAGCGETPYLKLISQLFGDHMLIANATGCSSIYGGNLPTTPWAKDAAGRGPAWSNSLFEDNAEFGLGMRLAVDKQTGIAMELVEALRDQIGADLADALLTADQSDVAGIAAQRERVAQLKERLEKLSDPRAAQLAAVADYLVKKSVWIIGGDGWAYDIGFGGLDHVIASGKNVNILVLDTEVYSNTGGQASKSTPRGAVAKFAAGGKPAGKKDLGAIAMQ; encoded by the coding sequence ATGCCCAGAAGAGTAACTATCGACGGTAACGAGGCAGCGGCATACGTCGCGTACCGCACCAACGAAGTGATCGCGATCTACCCGATCACCCCGTCATCGCCGATGGGCGAGTTTGCGGATGCGTGGGCGGCCGCGGGCGTGAAGAACCTGTGGGGCACGGTGCCTCAGGTGCAGGAGATGCAGTCGGAGGGCGGCGCCGCAGGCGCCATCCACGGTGCCCTCCAGGGCGGCGCGCTCGCAACGACCTTCACCGCATCCCAGGGTCTCCTGCTCATGATCCCCAACATGTACAAGATTGCCGGCGAACTCACCCCGACCGTTTTCCACATCGCGGCGCGGGCGATCGCCACCCAGGGCCTCTCCATCTTCGGTGACCACTCCGACGTGATGGCGGCCCGCCAGACCGGCTGGGCGATGCTCTTCAGCAGCAACGTCCAGGAGGTCATGGACCTCGCGCTGGTGGCCCAGGCGGCCACGCTGAAGGCGCGGGTTCCCTTCGTGCATGCCTTCGACGGCTTCCGCACCTCCCACGAGGTGCAGAAGATCGAGCTGCTCCCGGACGAGACCATCCGGGCGATGATCGATGACGAGCTGGTGCGGGCTCACCGGGAGCGCAGCCTCTCGCCTGACCGCCCCGTGATGCGCGGCACCGCGCAGAACCCCGACGTCTACTTCCAGGCGCGCGAGGTCTCAAACCCGTTCTACCTGGCCACCCCCGGCATCGTGCAGGAGTGCATGGATCAGCTGGCCCAGCTGACCGGCCGCCACTACCACCTCTTCGACTACTCCGGCGCCCCTGACGCGGAGCGGATCATCATCCTGATGGGCTCCGGCGCCGAGACCGTCGAGGAGACCGTCAAGTACCTGACCGCCCGCGGTGAGAAGGTCGGCCTGATCAAGGTCCGCCTGTTCCGGCCGTTCTCCGCCGAGGCCCTCCTCAAGGCCATCCCGGCCACCGTGAAGGCGATCGCCGTCCTCGACCGGACCAAGGAGCCGGGCTCCGCCGGCGAGCCGCTCTACCAGGATGTGCTGACCGCCCTCTCCGACGCCGTGATGAGCGGCGCCCGCGCCAGCCTGCCGCGCGTGGTCGGCGGCCGCTACGGCCTGGGCTCCAAGGAGTTCACCCCGGCCATGGTCAAGGCCGTCTTCGACGAGCTGAAGAAGGACGCGCCGAAGAACCACTTCACGGTCGGCATCATCGACGACCTGACCAACACCCACCTCGAGTACGATCCCAGCTTCTCCACCGAGGCTGACGACGTATTCCGGGCGATGTTCTGGGGCCTCGGCTCCGACGGCACGGTGGGCGCCAACAAGAACACCATCAAGATCATCGGTGAGGAGACGGACTTCTACGCCCAGGGCTACTTCGTCTACGACTCCAAGAAGTCCGGCGGCATCACCATCTCCCACCTGCGGTTCGGTCCGCGGCCGATCCAGTCCACCTACCTGATCCAGAAGGCCAACTTCGTGGCGATCCACCAGTTCGTCTTCGTCGAGAAGTACCCGGTGCTCGACGCGGCGATGCCCGGCGCCACTGTACTGCTCAACTCGCCGTACCCGGCGGACGAGGTCTGGAACCACCTGCCGCGCACCTTCCAGAAGCAGGTGATCGAGAAGGGCCTGAAGCTCTACGCGATCGACGCCGACGCCGTCGCCCGCGAGACGGGCATGGGCCGCCGGATCAACACCATCATGCAGACCTGCTTCTTCGCCATCTCCGGCGTGCTGCCGCGCGAAGAGGCGATCGCCAAGATCAAGAAGGCCATCGAGAAGACCTACACCGCCAAGGGCGAGGCCGTCGTGAAGAAGAACTTCGCCGCCGTCGACACCGCCGTGGCCCATCTGCACGAGGTGAAGATCGGCGAGGTGACCAGCACCATCGACCTGCGCCCGCCGGTGCCCGCCGAGGCGCCCGAGTTCGTGCAGAAGGTGACGGCGGAGATGATCGCCAACCGCGGCGACAACCTGCCCACCTCGCTGCTCCCCGCCGACGGCACCTATCCCACCGCCACCACCCAGTGGGAGAAGCGCTCCATCGGCCTCGAGGTGCCGATCTGGGATCCGGACCTCTGCATCCAGTGCGGCAAGTGCGTCATGGTCTGCCCGCACGCCGTGATCCGGGCCAAGGTCGCCGACGAGGCCGCCCTGGCCGGGGCGCCCGAGGGCTTCAAGCACATGCCGGCCAGGTTCCGCGAGCTGCCCGGCAAGCGGTACACCATCCAGGTTTCCACCGAGGACTGCACCGGCTGCGCCCTCTGCGTCGAGGCCTGCCCGGCCAAGAGCAAGCAGGATCCGTCCCACAAGGCCATCAACATGACCGATATCATCGCCGCCCGCGAGCAGACGAAGGGGCACTGGGACTTCTTCCTCTCTCTGCCCGACGTGGACGCGACGGCCATCCCGTTCAACAACGTCCGCAACGTCCAGCTGGCCCGGCCGCTCTTCGAGTTCTCCGGCGCCTGTGCGGGCTGCGGCGAAACGCCTTACCTCAAGCTGATCTCCCAGCTCTTCGGCGACCACATGCTGATCGCCAACGCCACGGGCTGCTCCTCGATCTACGGCGGCAACCTGCCCACCACGCCGTGGGCCAAGGACGCCGCGGGCCGAGGCCCCGCCTGGTCCAACTCGCTGTTCGAGGATAACGCCGAGTTCGGCCTCGGCATGCGGCTGGCCGTCGACAAGCAGACCGGCATCGCGATGGAGCTGGTGGAGGCGCTGCGGGATCAGATCGGCGCCGATCTGGCGGACGCGCTGCTGACGGCCGACCAGTCCGATGTCGCCGGCATCGCCGCCCAGCGGGAGCGCGTCGCCCAGCTGAAGGAGCGGCTGGAGAAGCTGAGCGACCCGCGGGCCGCACAGCTGGCCGCCGTGGCCGACTACCTGGTCAAGAAGTCGGTCTGGATCATCGGCGGCGACGGCTGGGCCTACGACATCGGTTTCGGCGGCCTCGACCACGTCATCGCCTCCGGCAAGAACGTCAACATCCTCGTGCTCGACACCGAGGTTTACTCCAACACCGGCGGCCAGGCCTCCAAGTCGACCCCGCGGGGCGCCGTGGCCAAGTTCGCTGCCGGCGGCAAGCCGGCGGGCAAGAAGGACCTGGGTGCGATCGCCATGCAGTAG
- a CDS encoding gamma-glutamyltransferase family protein, which translates to MRFDPLEYPYPSRRNCVYAARGMVATSQPLAAQAGLAILQQGGNAVDAAVATAAMLTVVEPTSNGIGSDAFALVWSGGRLHGLNSSGPAPRALSVEALERAGHREIPRHGFIPAMVPGAPAAWVELNRRFGRLPLTRVLAPAAEYAERGYPVSPTLGRYWQSAFASYRKSLDGEAFRPWFDTFAPQGRAPAVGEVWRSPAHARTLRMIAETAGEAFYRGELAERIAAFARQHGGYISADDLAAFRPEWVEPISVHYRGYDVWELPPNGQGLVALLALNILKGFEFGAREDVGTYHRQIEALKLAFADGRRFIADPAAMDEAVSDLLSEAYAAERRQLIGRTALDPAPGQPPRGGTVYLAAADGEGNMVSYIQSNYMGFGCGIVIPETGIALNNRGHCFSLEPGHPNRLEPGKRPYNTIIPGFLTRDGQPVGPFGVMGGFMQPQGHLQVIMNTIDFALNPQAALDAPRWQWIEGRTVELEHSVPTHIADALARRGHAVRWAMGSGGFGRGQIIWRQPDGVLVGGTEPRTDGQIAAW; encoded by the coding sequence ATGCGCTTCGATCCGCTGGAGTACCCGTATCCGTCGCGACGCAACTGCGTCTATGCCGCCCGTGGGATGGTGGCCACCTCACAGCCGCTCGCGGCCCAGGCCGGGCTTGCCATTCTGCAGCAGGGCGGAAACGCTGTGGACGCGGCGGTGGCCACGGCGGCGATGCTGACCGTCGTCGAGCCCACGTCCAACGGCATCGGCTCCGACGCCTTCGCACTGGTCTGGTCCGGCGGGCGCCTCCACGGCCTCAACAGCAGCGGCCCTGCGCCGCGCGCACTCAGCGTCGAGGCGCTGGAGCGTGCAGGCCACCGCGAGATCCCGCGGCACGGCTTCATCCCCGCCATGGTGCCCGGTGCGCCGGCGGCCTGGGTGGAGCTGAACCGCCGCTTCGGCCGCCTGCCCCTCACCCGGGTGCTGGCTCCCGCGGCCGAGTACGCGGAGCGCGGCTACCCGGTCTCGCCCACGCTGGGGCGCTACTGGCAGAGCGCCTTCGCCAGCTACCGGAAGAGCCTGGACGGAGAGGCCTTCCGCCCCTGGTTCGACACCTTCGCACCCCAGGGGCGGGCGCCGGCGGTCGGAGAGGTATGGCGCTCTCCGGCCCACGCGCGGACGCTGCGCATGATCGCGGAAACGGCAGGCGAGGCCTTCTACCGGGGTGAACTGGCGGAGCGCATCGCCGCGTTCGCCCGGCAGCACGGCGGCTACATCAGCGCCGATGACCTGGCCGCCTTCCGGCCCGAGTGGGTGGAGCCCATCTCGGTCCACTACCGGGGTTACGACGTCTGGGAGCTGCCGCCCAACGGGCAGGGGCTGGTGGCGCTGCTGGCGCTCAACATCCTCAAGGGCTTTGAGTTCGGCGCGCGAGAGGACGTGGGGACCTACCACCGGCAGATCGAGGCGCTGAAGCTGGCGTTCGCTGACGGCAGGCGTTTCATCGCGGACCCCGCCGCCATGGACGAGGCGGTGAGCGACCTGCTCTCAGAGGCATACGCGGCGGAGCGCCGGCAGCTGATCGGCCGCACCGCGCTGGACCCTGCCCCCGGCCAGCCGCCGCGCGGCGGCACGGTCTACCTGGCGGCCGCGGACGGCGAGGGGAACATGGTCTCCTACATCCAGTCCAACTACATGGGCTTCGGCTGCGGCATCGTCATCCCGGAGACGGGCATCGCGCTGAACAACCGGGGGCACTGCTTCAGCCTGGAGCCCGGCCACCCCAACCGCCTGGAGCCGGGGAAGCGGCCGTACAACACCATCATTCCCGGCTTCCTCACCCGGGACGGTCAGCCGGTCGGGCCGTTCGGCGTGATGGGCGGGTTCATGCAGCCCCAGGGCCACCTCCAGGTGATCATGAACACCATCGACTTCGCCCTGAACCCGCAGGCCGCGCTGGACGCGCCCCGCTGGCAGTGGATCGAGGGCAGGACGGTGGAGCTGGAGCACAGCGTGCCCACGCACATCGCCGACGCCCTGGCCCGCAGGGGGCACGCGGTGCGCTGGGCCATGGGATCGGGAGGGTTCGGCCGCGGCCAGATCATCTGGCGCCAGCCCGACGGCGTGCTGGTCGGCGGGACCGAGCCGCGCACCGACGGGCAGATCGCCGCGTGGTAG
- a CDS encoding DUF2161 domain-containing phosphodiesterase — MQARRETDLYGPVKALLEGMGFTVKGEVNGCDLVAVRGEDLVIVELKRTFTLDLVLQGVERLRLSEAVYLAVEEPGRSGSSRRWSQVKALCRRLGVGLITVRFRGTGPSATVLLDPEPVRPRAARKRRIALLREFHARSGDRNTGGSTRRPLVTAYREDALRLAAFLQRRGPAPLRAIRSETGVQRAGAILQDDHYRWFERVSRGVYRLSPAGEAALQTYADVVNALAESAAAQQGLPGPGGGAEPPCP, encoded by the coding sequence ATGCAGGCCCGCCGCGAGACCGACCTGTACGGTCCGGTCAAGGCGCTGCTGGAGGGGATGGGCTTCACCGTGAAGGGCGAGGTGAACGGCTGCGACCTGGTGGCCGTCAGAGGCGAAGACCTGGTGATCGTGGAGCTGAAGCGCACGTTCACCCTCGACCTGGTGCTGCAGGGCGTGGAGCGCCTGCGCCTGTCGGAGGCGGTCTACCTGGCCGTGGAGGAGCCGGGCCGTTCCGGCAGCAGCCGCCGCTGGTCGCAGGTGAAGGCGCTCTGCCGCCGGCTCGGCGTGGGGCTGATCACGGTCCGGTTCCGCGGGACCGGCCCCTCGGCCACCGTGCTGCTGGACCCCGAGCCCGTCCGCCCCCGCGCCGCGCGGAAGCGGCGCATCGCGTTGCTGCGCGAGTTCCACGCCCGGTCGGGCGACCGCAACACCGGCGGCTCCACCCGCCGCCCGCTCGTCACGGCCTACCGGGAGGACGCCCTGCGCCTCGCCGCCTTCCTGCAGCGCCGCGGCCCGGCCCCGCTGCGCGCGATCCGGAGCGAAACCGGGGTGCAGCGGGCTGGGGCGATACTGCAGGACGACCACTACCGCTGGTTTGAGCGGGTGAGCCGCGGCGTCTACCGGCTGTCGCCGGCCGGCGAAGCCGCGCTGCAGACGTACGCGGACGTGGTGAACGCCCTGGCCGAGTCCGCCGCAGCGCAGCAAGGCCTGCCCGGGCCAGGCGGTGGCGCCGAGCCGCCCTGCCCGTAA
- a CDS encoding S-layer homology domain-containing protein produces MPINPLPIDPSLPPIFPPPVLLPDLTITVTGPEELRQGQSYDGLVKLQVSNKGLPSVPGNTEGTESYLIDLELVQGDTRIPLTQITATPSVNGGQTVELTPAGAIPSSTPPGDYCLTAVIDPTNRVTEANEDNNSHCVNITIRRFLLIPIDPLPIDPGIIVLKPDLTVSLSGPAEVVRGTSLEGLATVKVTNGGALKAAGNRPGQEGYELAFVLSTSTEIPVAYGEESASFRDGAVLPRGRITATSDLEPGTSVEYPVKGTIPADTPPGLYCLGVVVDPAGRVSEASEENNTACLMVTVRPSDRTLPIPDPEPPIADPGDPAPPPGDRGDPTPPPDDPGDPTDPSPEPPGDSEPPAFPTTCTDQDFSDLPASHPACAAVSVLVAEGIINGYEDGTFRPERSVTRAEFAKMYTLAVGIDPRPGEPLPFSDTAGHWADTMGFLAAAVANGAIIGFPDGTFRPDDLVTRAQGVKIVTADLVAAYGRTVGSLPVDVTADLWYYAYVAVGIDAGLMGAGAHYPVFASAAFAGDTPMTRAEAAMLLANLLVLRDR; encoded by the coding sequence GTGCCGATCAACCCGTTACCGATCGACCCGTCCCTCCCCCCCATCTTCCCGCCGCCCGTGTTGCTCCCAGACCTGACCATCACCGTAACCGGCCCCGAAGAACTGAGGCAGGGGCAGTCGTACGACGGCCTCGTAAAACTCCAGGTTTCGAACAAGGGCCTGCCGTCAGTGCCGGGCAACACAGAGGGCACCGAGAGCTACCTGATCGACCTCGAACTGGTGCAGGGCGACACGCGCATCCCGCTCACCCAGATCACGGCCACGCCCAGCGTGAACGGCGGCCAGACCGTTGAGCTGACGCCGGCGGGGGCGATCCCCAGCTCCACCCCGCCCGGCGATTACTGCCTGACGGCGGTCATCGACCCCACGAACCGGGTAACCGAAGCCAATGAAGACAACAACTCCCACTGCGTCAACATCACCATCAGGCGCTTCCTGCTCATCCCCATCGATCCCCTGCCCATCGACCCGGGGATCATCGTCCTGAAACCCGACCTCACGGTGTCGCTCTCCGGGCCCGCCGAAGTCGTCCGTGGCACCAGCCTGGAAGGCCTCGCCACCGTGAAGGTCACCAACGGCGGCGCGCTGAAGGCCGCCGGAAACCGCCCGGGGCAGGAGGGCTATGAGCTCGCCTTCGTGCTGTCCACGTCGACCGAAATCCCCGTGGCGTACGGCGAGGAGTCGGCCAGCTTCCGGGACGGCGCCGTGCTGCCGCGCGGCCGCATCACGGCCACATCTGACCTGGAGCCAGGCACATCGGTTGAGTACCCGGTGAAGGGAACCATCCCTGCCGACACTCCTCCGGGACTGTACTGCCTGGGTGTCGTGGTCGACCCCGCCGGGCGCGTCAGCGAGGCCAGTGAGGAAAACAACACGGCCTGCCTCATGGTGACCGTCCGGCCCAGCGACAGGACGCTGCCGATACCCGATCCGGAGCCGCCCATCGCTGATCCCGGGGATCCGGCGCCCCCGCCGGGTGACCGCGGGGATCCGACCCCACCGCCCGACGACCCTGGGGACCCGACCGACCCGTCGCCCGAGCCCCCGGGCGACTCGGAACCTCCGGCTTTCCCCACGACCTGCACCGATCAGGACTTCAGCGATCTGCCGGCCAGCCACCCCGCGTGTGCAGCCGTATCCGTCCTGGTGGCCGAGGGCATCATCAACGGCTACGAAGACGGCACCTTCCGACCCGAGCGGTCGGTGACCCGGGCGGAGTTCGCGAAGATGTACACCCTTGCAGTCGGAATCGATCCCCGCCCGGGCGAGCCGCTGCCCTTCTCCGACACCGCGGGCCACTGGGCGGATACGATGGGCTTCCTGGCTGCGGCCGTGGCTAACGGCGCCATCATCGGCTTCCCGGACGGCACCTTCCGGCCCGACGACCTGGTCACCCGGGCGCAGGGCGTGAAGATCGTCACCGCCGACCTGGTCGCTGCGTACGGCCGGACGGTGGGTTCGCTGCCCGTCGACGTGACCGCCGACCTCTGGTACTACGCCTACGTCGCGGTCGGGATCGACGCCGGGCTGATGGGCGCAGGGGCACACTACCCCGTCTTCGCCTCGGCGGCGTTCGCGGGCGACACGCCCATGACCCGGGCCGAGGCGGCCATGTTGCTCGCCAACCTCCTGGTCCTCCGGGATCGGTAA
- the acnA gene encoding aconitate hydratase AcnA, which produces MTRTDVFQARATFDTGSGTAVIYRLAALEKAGLVKLDRLPFSIRILLENLLRNLDGFLVTEEDVRTLASWNPQSLPRKEIPFIPSRVVLQDFTGVPVVADLAAMRDAMVKLGGKADQINPLVPVDLVIDHSVQVDAFGTDWAYKFNVDLEFKRNRERYVFLKWAQNAFRNFRAVPPGMGIVHQVNLEYLSPCVALREIDGEKVALPDTVVGTDSHTTMINGLGVLGWGVGGIEAEAAMLGQPSYMLVPEVIGFKLTGRLPEGATATDLVLTVTQMLRQKGVVEKFVEFYGPGLSNLSLADRATIANMAPEYGATMGFFPVDEITLDYLRQTGRDEAHVEMVARYLKEQGLFRTDATPDPEFTDTLELDLSTVEPSLAGPRRPQDRVVLSGVKPTFHKNFDEQIQKGGGVAVATKTGVQHGSVAIAAITSCTNTSNPAVMIGAGLVAQKAVAKGLTRKPWVKTSLAPGSRVVTDYLKAAGLLDSMEALGFHVVGYGCTTCIGNSGSLPEDVAQDITANDLVVAAVISGNRNFEGRVNPLVKANFLASPMLVVAYALAGTVDIDLKSEPIGEDKDGNPVYLRDIWPTNAEIQEAIRKAITPEMFKAQYARVFDGDENWQQLEAPDGELFAWDPDSTYIQQPPYFKDMQLQPAPLSDIRGARVLALLGDSITTDHISPAGNIAKDSPAARYLMERGVDPVDFNSYGSRRGNHEVMQRGTFANIRLRNALADGKEGGYTKYLPTGEVMPIWDAAVKYMESGTPLVVLAGKDYGMGSSRDWAAKGVMLQGVKAVIAESFERIHRSNLIGMGVLPLVFQEGQNAASLGLDGTEEITIEGISGELTPRQTFAVTARKADGREIRFNVTSRLDTAVEIEYYKNGGVLQTVLRRLASEK; this is translated from the coding sequence ATGACCCGCACAGATGTCTTCCAGGCCAGGGCGACCTTCGATACGGGCTCGGGCACCGCGGTCATCTACCGGCTCGCCGCCTTGGAGAAGGCCGGACTGGTCAAGCTCGACCGGCTGCCCTTCTCGATCCGCATCCTCCTGGAGAACCTTCTGCGGAACCTCGACGGCTTCCTGGTCACCGAAGAGGACGTGCGCACCCTGGCGTCCTGGAACCCGCAGAGCCTTCCCCGGAAGGAGATCCCCTTCATCCCCTCCCGGGTGGTCCTGCAGGACTTCACCGGCGTGCCGGTGGTGGCCGACCTGGCCGCCATGCGCGACGCCATGGTGAAGCTCGGCGGGAAGGCTGACCAGATCAACCCGCTGGTGCCGGTGGACCTGGTCATCGACCACTCGGTGCAGGTCGATGCCTTCGGCACTGACTGGGCGTACAAGTTCAACGTCGACCTGGAGTTCAAGCGGAACAGGGAGCGCTACGTGTTCCTCAAGTGGGCCCAGAATGCCTTCCGCAACTTCCGCGCCGTGCCGCCGGGCATGGGCATCGTCCACCAGGTCAACCTGGAGTACCTCTCCCCCTGCGTTGCCCTGCGCGAGATCGACGGGGAGAAGGTCGCCCTGCCCGACACGGTGGTGGGCACCGACTCGCACACCACGATGATCAACGGCCTGGGCGTGCTGGGCTGGGGCGTCGGCGGCATCGAGGCCGAGGCGGCCATGCTCGGTCAGCCCTCGTACATGCTGGTGCCCGAGGTCATCGGCTTCAAGCTGACCGGCAGGCTGCCCGAGGGGGCCACCGCCACCGACCTGGTGCTGACCGTCACCCAGATGCTGCGCCAGAAGGGTGTGGTGGAGAAGTTCGTCGAGTTCTACGGCCCGGGCCTCTCCAACCTCTCGCTCGCTGACCGGGCGACCATCGCCAACATGGCGCCGGAGTACGGTGCGACGATGGGCTTCTTCCCCGTGGACGAGATCACGCTCGACTACCTGCGCCAGACCGGCCGCGACGAGGCGCACGTCGAGATGGTGGCCCGCTACCTGAAGGAGCAGGGGCTCTTCCGCACCGACGCGACGCCTGACCCCGAGTTCACCGACACGCTGGAGCTGGACCTCTCCACCGTCGAGCCCTCCCTGGCCGGGCCGCGGCGCCCGCAGGACCGGGTGGTGCTCAGCGGGGTGAAGCCCACCTTCCACAAGAACTTCGACGAGCAGATCCAGAAGGGCGGCGGGGTGGCCGTGGCCACCAAGACCGGCGTCCAGCACGGCTCCGTCGCCATCGCCGCGATCACCTCCTGCACCAACACCTCCAACCCCGCCGTGATGATCGGCGCCGGCCTCGTGGCCCAGAAGGCCGTCGCGAAGGGCCTCACCCGGAAGCCCTGGGTGAAAACCTCGCTGGCTCCCGGCTCCCGCGTGGTCACCGACTACCTGAAGGCCGCCGGCCTGCTCGACTCCATGGAGGCGCTGGGCTTCCACGTGGTGGGCTACGGCTGCACCACGTGCATCGGCAACTCGGGCAGCCTGCCTGAGGACGTCGCGCAGGACATCACCGCCAACGACCTGGTGGTGGCCGCCGTCATCTCGGGCAACCGGAACTTCGAGGGCCGGGTCAACCCGCTGGTCAAGGCCAACTTCCTGGCCTCCCCGATGCTGGTCGTCGCGTACGCTCTGGCCGGCACCGTGGACATCGACCTGAAGAGCGAGCCCATCGGCGAGGACAAGGACGGCAACCCCGTCTACCTCAGGGACATCTGGCCGACCAACGCCGAGATCCAGGAGGCCATCCGCAAGGCCATCACGCCGGAGATGTTCAAGGCCCAGTACGCCCGGGTCTTCGACGGCGATGAGAACTGGCAGCAGCTCGAGGCGCCCGACGGCGAGCTCTTCGCCTGGGATCCCGACTCGACCTACATTCAGCAGCCTCCGTATTTCAAGGACATGCAGCTTCAGCCTGCGCCGCTCAGCGACATCCGTGGCGCCCGGGTGCTGGCCCTGCTGGGCGACTCGATCACCACTGACCACATCTCGCCGGCCGGCAACATCGCCAAGGACAGCCCGGCCGCCCGGTACCTGATGGAGCGGGGCGTCGACCCGGTCGACTTCAACTCCTACGGTTCCCGCCGCGGCAACCACGAGGTGATGCAGCGGGGCACCTTCGCCAACATCCGCCTGCGCAACGCCCTCGCCGACGGCAAGGAGGGCGGCTACACCAAGTACCTGCCCACCGGCGAGGTCATGCCCATCTGGGATGCGGCCGTGAAGTATATGGAGTCGGGCACCCCGCTGGTGGTGCTGGCGGGCAAGGACTACGGCATGGGCTCCTCCCGCGACTGGGCCGCCAAGGGCGTGATGCTCCAGGGCGTGAAGGCCGTCATCGCCGAGAGCTTCGAGCGCATCCACCGCTCCAACCTGATCGGCATGGGCGTGCTCCCGCTGGTCTTCCAGGAGGGCCAGAACGCCGCCTCGCTGGGCCTCGACGGCACGGAGGAGATCACGATCGAGGGCATCAGCGGCGAGCTGACCCCGCGCCAGACCTTCGCCGTCACCGCCCGGAAGGCCGACGGTCGGGAGATCCGCTTCAACGTGACCTCCCGCCTCGACACCGCCGTCGAGATCGAGTACTACAAGAACGGCGGCGTGTTGCAGACGGTTCTGCGGCGGCTGGCCAGCGAGAAGTAG